The Girardinichthys multiradiatus isolate DD_20200921_A chromosome 23, DD_fGirMul_XY1, whole genome shotgun sequence DNA segment attttttatttgttcttgtttttaatattgatttGTATTCATTGTAAGGTGACCTAGAGTGCCAGAAAGGcgcttcttaaataaaatgtattattattattattatgtttaatgTTGCTCTGCAGaagtttaatttaataaaatccagaaGCATTTGTAAGGATGGAGCATCTTAAATTCAACATTTTGGCTCCACATGTAATTTGAGAGTTGCAGAGCTGCTGCAGATACAGATAGTTTCATATTCAGTCATTCATCTGTAGCAATGTGATATGACTGATACTGAGATCAGTCATTGCATGATTATTTAATGATAACATGTAAGAATAAAAATACCTTAGGAGATTAGGCAGACCAGTCAATAATCAAAGTCCCTGATCCACCTACTGAAATCTGGAggggcttgtaaaagtattcatagcctTGGGAtcatttcccattttgtcacaatttatccacaaacttcaaagttGTGGAAAATAAAAGATACAGCACCCCACCACCGTTTGTAATTGTGttaaatttctttttattgaaaactgaaaaagaaaaaaaaaaattccgcAGCGTCCCTTTTGACCCACTAGGCTTTCCGTGTTGGTAAAACGTTGTAGCAGGTTGATGTAAGTGGCTAACACCGCTCCCTTTATCAATCTCTATTTTATCTCAGATATTAACACCTTAAAAACAATAGTAACCCTATGATAATCTGTATTTAAGATACCAAAGAGATATTTATCGTGAACGATTCATAGCAAGGTTGTTTTAATCGTTTTAGCCAGTAAAACTAGCTTCGTTAGCGCCATCAATGCTAACGTTAGCTCTTAGCATGATTCCAGCTGTAACTGTAAATAGCCTGCTAACACGCTGCTTCTCAGGGAAAGACTAATGTGTTCTCCTTGTTTTTTACCCCGAAAATATCGTGAATGTGTTTACTTTCAAgaggaaaatctttttttgagttgttgttttcccttttttctgTAAATGACTCATGGAAGCTGATAACTTGCTTGTTTCAGGTCAAAATGGCAGAGCTAACAACACTAGAGAGTCTTCTGGAGATGGGCTTTGGCAGAAACAGAGCGTGAGTGATGATCCTCCTCAGATCCTCCTCAGATCTGACTGATTTCAATGAGCTGAAGGTTAAAGCTGTGTAACTTGTCCTTTATTTCTCTTCTtcagggagaaagctgtggCCAATACAGGAAACCAGGGGATAGAGCAAGCCATGGACTGGTGAGACCCATataaagtgttgtttaaaaggatatgcctctttatttatttttcctgtttctgcttgtttaacatttttttttgttcaagttatcaaactaatttaaaatgattaattaaCTATGATTAATGATTAATTAACTATGATTAATCAGATTTTTGTGTTTCAATTTCACTGGTGACATCTAGGCTTGATTACTGTCAGACCTGTAAAATCAATAAATACGACCTGTCTGACAACTTGAAGCAGgcaaaaagatgtgaaaaagcaacacattagaCCATGATCTgaagaaatacaaaaactgatAAAGACATTGACATCTATCAATGTGAAAAACCTAAAATGGGAAAGgttcagtctgatttaatgtcaaacagTAAGGCAAAAGgtttctttttatgaaatatttagaCCTCTGGTTGCAACTGTCTAACAATTGAttgtttgggttttctttactttaactggaattattaaaactttaactcaaaataacaattaaaaagcagttttaagTAGTGCTCCAGATTTCTATAGCTCTTTATTATTGTGTCAGTAGCAGTCACTCTTTCCCCCTTTAAAGGTTTGGCTGTGGTTTTCAGATTTCTGCTTCGAAATATCTGTGAATAATATCTTTATGTGTGTAGCAGGGCAGTAGGTTTAAGTTTTCTATATTcctataaatattttgtttagcaGTTATTAAACTGAGGAGCGCTCAAGCCAGAGCAGACATGAGCCGTACtggtttttagcattttttgctTTTCTAAAGGCCTGGACCTCCCACACACCAATTCATATTGCTGTTTGTAGTCTAAAATcttttgactgttttttttatcaaccaGTATAAGCAGCAAAGCATCAGCTAATATATCTAGTCTTTGTACCTGTATGGGAGGAAGTATAGTTTGTCATTTGAAGGAATGGTTCCTTTTTGTGCGATAGCTTGCCTTAAATTCACACAGTGAAGTTTCGTCTCTCTttgatttgtgttgtttttacatcACAATGATACCCATATGGTATTCTCATAGAGAAGAGCATAGAATAACTCCTTTCTGTGATGACCTGTTGTTTTGGATGCTTCATTTAGGTTAATGGAACATGAGAATGACCCAGACATCGATGAGCCTTACGTTCCTCCTGTTTTAGGAGGAGAGGCAGATAGTCAGACCAGCGCAGAGCAGCCGACAGCAGGGGACACAGGTGACACAGGTGAAGGTTGgtgcatgtttcttttttgggggggggggaaatattatttaataacagttttatttgtagTGTCAATGATTTTGGTGTCTGGATGTACTTTGTGCAAAGGTGCATCTGTCCTTGTGAACCATTTGTTTGAAGGTGTTTAAGATGTCACATTGTGGTCATGTTTTAACTTCAGTAATCGCAGAGGGAGATGACATGGATGGCGATAACCCGGAGGGTTCAAAGCAGCCAATGACAGAGGAGGAGAAACGCGAGCAAGTCAAAAGGTCGGAGCTGATGCTGAACAGTTTTAAGCGAAGCTACAGATTTAATATTACGTGTTTATCTTTCCTGGAGAGTGGCTGTTTGTTTCACGATCTGGTTTGTCGCTCCTTTTTAGACTAGAGGAGCTGATGCGAATGAAGCAGGCGGAGAGAAGAGAGCGCGAGCGAGCCGAGGAGGTGGAGCGAGAGAAGCAGCGAAGGAGGCAGGGCCAGGAGCTGCAGCAGATACGGCAGAAGATACAGGACGATGAAATGAAGAAGCTTGCAGACCAGCGGAGGAAAGAGAAGATGGAAGACAAACTGGCTAGGTTAGCTCCTTAGAACATTCATAATTAGATAtttaaagcaacaacaaaaaaaatgtttataacaATCAATGAATTTATAAACCGAGACTcttaataaacttttaaaagtcctgaAGCACAACGCAGAAGGATCAGAAGTCACTATAATTTATGTGCAAGATTTGACTGTAACTTTTCAGGATGTTTGTGTATAGTGATGccgtttttgtttattatttatgatgTTATAATTCATGGAAAGAGTGTCTGGTGAGGACGTTTTTCCTTAAGATCACGATGGTTTTACTTCTCATTACAGTTTGTAACTCTggcgctttttttttttttgtcatgtcaGGCAAAGGGTTAAAGACAAAATCGCACGAGACCGAGAGGAGAGAGCACAGAAGGTAATTCAGACACGGTGCTCttatttatttctcatttcTTTCTGTAACTCTGactgttctctttttttatctTCTGTGGTTTAGTTTGGAGGTGGGGCACCTTCGAGCACAGCGACATCATCTCAGCCTACCCCACCCAGTCCGTCGTCACCTTCCGGTCAGGGCCCTCCACCCACAAAGAGGGAGTATGATGAGTCCAGGATACAGGTGCACGCCTCAGACATGTTATTTGTTGTATGAAATTCTCTTTGCAGTTGATTACTTAGAGATTTTGATTCTAAAATTGCCCAGCACTTTATGTGcctttcttctttccttccttgtatCCTTCCCCTCTTGTATTCTTCCTTTAATCATTTCTTCTTCTTATCTTGTGTCCTGTCTTCCTTTCTTGTATCCTTCCCTTCTTCCTTTTCctccttcaggcatggtttccTTGTGTCCTCCCTTTCCTTGTTGATcattctttccttcctttctgTTCCTCCTTCATTGCATCCTTATGTCCTTCCTTGTATCCTTCTTTCTttgtattatttcttcattcGATGCTTGCATCCTCCCTTCATTCCTTGCATCCTTCCTTCGTTCCTCCTTGTGACCTTCCTTCCATTATTAGTCAGCAGACCAACAACCAATCAAAGCTGCCTGATCCGCCCACTGGATGTTAAGGTCCTTGTAAAATATTCATAGTCTTTAAAGTATTTCCAGTTTTTGTCACAATTCAACCACAAGcgtcaaagtattttatttagatttcatGGCATTCGTCAACACAAAGTATCCCCCACCCCCATTTTTAGGATAATAGAGACTAAAGCACAGGTAATCGGCTCCAGTTTACATGTATTTAGTTACGAGGAATTTATATATTCCTTCTTGCCTTCAATTCTTATGTCCTCACTTGTTTCATTGTATCCTTGCTTCCTTCAGTGTTTCCTTCCTTGTAATCTTCCTTTCTGCTTTGTCTCCTTGCTTtattcctttcatccatccttgtgtcctccctccctcccatccatccatctggtTTCTCTTTCTGCAGGTTTCATGTATAAAGGTGGTCCACTTGTGAACTTTTAATATCTGTAGAAGGTTCAGTCTGGACGTTTTACTTGGAAATTGTGGAGGAACCCCTCTGTATTGGTTTAATGTTTAGGCCTTGTGGTATATTTTTTGACTATGAAGAAAATTACGAAGTGTTGTTTtttgctctctttttttctgttattatttcaataagtCTGTTTTGCTGGGATAAAGCTGGTcccatttgtttgttgtttacaTAGTTAATAAAATAGGTAGAAAAAGAGAAATGCACATCGAGTCTTGAAAAGTTTGGAattgtaaagtaaaaacaacatAGGAACCCTGTAAATAAAGCTTCATTGTACTCTCAGGTTGTTCTTTGTGGAAATAATCGTAGCATTTCTTCGAACACCGCTTGAAATGTGATTTCAGCTGCTGAggaagtggacagtttgatcaGCTGCGGATTGAAATTTACTATCACTGTCCCGTTAGAGTTGAATATAAGGATAAAATGTTGCTTTCACTCTATTATTTCACTCTTCCTTTCATCGATTCATTTAAAGGTCCGTCTGCTGGACGGCTCCACCATCAACACGGTCTTCAAGGCCCAGGAGCCGCTGGCGGCAGTGCGTGTCTACGTGCAGATGAACAGCAGCACACCTGAGGGTCAGGACTTTACGCTGCTGTCGCCCTACCCGCGCCACGTTTACACTGAAATGGACATGGAGAAGCCTCTTAAAGAGCTGGGTGAGCGTATGAAAACAGGAAATGCAATCCCCTCTAATTTACTGCTGGGTTAGAGTTTAAATGGCATCAAATCTTTTTGTTCTGCATAAATATGTCATAACGTCCGTGATTTCGAGCTTTGATCACACAGAATTTATTGGGTATCATAATCGCCTTTTCTTGTCTCTCTGCACAGGTTTGGTGCCTTCAGCTGTGCTGGTTGTCACCAAAAAGTGAGAAGGATCTGCTCTGTGAGCCTACCTCACCACTACCACGATGTGAACACAAGAATCGGCCCAAACAGACCGGTCCAGGAGCAGAGCTGCCATCTGCTAGTATCACTCAACAAGCCAGCTAACTGAACCTAAGCAGAGACACGGTGAAGCTGTATTCAGACATGTATGAGCTCCTCAGACATTGATGTGGGTTTGGTTTTTAAAGACTGACTGAATGCAGCTTCGGTTCTGCAACACGATAGGCGCTGAACAGG contains these protein-coding regions:
- the ubxn1 gene encoding UBX domain-containing protein 1, with the translated sequence MAELTTLESLLEMGFGRNRAEKAVANTGNQGIEQAMDWLMEHENDPDIDEPYVPPVLGGEADSQTSAEQPTAGDTGDTGEVIAEGDDMDGDNPEGSKQPMTEEEKREQVKRLEELMRMKQAERRERERAEEVEREKQRRRQGQELQQIRQKIQDDEMKKLADQRRKEKMEDKLARQRVKDKIARDREERAQKFGGGAPSSTATSSQPTPPSPSSPSGQGPPPTKREYDESRIQVRLLDGSTINTVFKAQEPLAAVRVYVQMNSSTPEGQDFTLLSPYPRHVYTEMDMEKPLKELGLVPSAVLVVTKK